The proteins below are encoded in one region of Equus caballus isolate H_3958 breed thoroughbred chromosome 16, TB-T2T, whole genome shotgun sequence:
- the TM4SF18 gene encoding transmembrane 4 L6 family member 18 isoform X2, whose amino-acid sequence MGSRKCGGCLSGLLIPLALWSITVNILLYFPNGQTSYASSNKLTNYVWYFEGICFSGVMDLHLSISTSIIMKPVTAPAFLCLVIVSSMCDWNRFQMLIVAAVLLVLENNNNCKCCQSENCSKKYMTLLSIIFSALGIACSGYCLVISALGLVQGPYCRTLHGWEYAFEGTAGRFLTDSSLWIQCLEPAHVVEWNIILFSILIALSGLQVIVCLIRVVIQLSKILCGTYSVIIQPGII is encoded by the exons ATGGGGTCTCGGAAATGTGGAGGTTGCCTGAGTGGTCTGCTGATTCCGCTCGCTCTCTGGAGTATAACTGTGAACATATTACTGTATTTCCCCAATGGGCAAACTTCCTATGCATCCAGCAATAAGCTCACCAACTACGTGTGGTACTTTGAAGGAATCTGTTTCTCAGGTGTCATG GATCTACATCTAAGTATTTCTACCAGTATTATAATGAAGCCAGTTACTGCACCTGCTTTCCTGTGCCTTGTCATCGTTTCCTCAATGTGCGATTGGAACAGGTTCCAG ATGCTTATAGTAGCCGCAGTTCTTCTTGTACTGGAGAATAATAACAACTGTAAGTGTTGCCAGAGTGAAAACTGCAGCAAAAAATACATG ACACTACTGTCGATTATCTTCTCTGCCCTTGGAATTGCTTGCTCTGGATACTGCCTGGTCATATCTGCTCTGGGCCTGGTCCAGGGCCCATACTGCCGCACCCTCCATGGCTGGGAGTACGCCTTTGAAGGCACCGCGGGACG TTTCCTTACAGATTCCAGCCTATGGATTCAGTGCCTTGAACCTGCGCATGTTGTGGAGTGGAatatcattttgttttccattctcaTAGCTCTCAGTGGGCTTCAAGTGATCGTCTGCCTCATCAGAGTAGTCATTCAGTTATCCAAGATACTGTGTGGAACCTATTCAGTCATCATCCAG cCTGGAATCATTTGA
- the TM4SF18 gene encoding transmembrane 4 L6 family member 18 isoform X6 has product MGSRKCGGCLSGLLIPLALWSITVNILLYFPNGQTSYASSNKLTNYVWYFEGICFSGVMMLIVAAVLLVLENNNNCKCCQSENCSKKYMTLLSIIFSALGIACSGYCLVISALGLVQGPYCRTLHGWEYAFEGTAGRFLTDSSLWIQCLEPAHVVEWNIILFSILIALSGLQVIVCLIRVVIQLSKILCGTYSVIIQPGII; this is encoded by the exons ATGGGGTCTCGGAAATGTGGAGGTTGCCTGAGTGGTCTGCTGATTCCGCTCGCTCTCTGGAGTATAACTGTGAACATATTACTGTATTTCCCCAATGGGCAAACTTCCTATGCATCCAGCAATAAGCTCACCAACTACGTGTGGTACTTTGAAGGAATCTGTTTCTCAGGTGTCATG ATGCTTATAGTAGCCGCAGTTCTTCTTGTACTGGAGAATAATAACAACTGTAAGTGTTGCCAGAGTGAAAACTGCAGCAAAAAATACATG ACACTACTGTCGATTATCTTCTCTGCCCTTGGAATTGCTTGCTCTGGATACTGCCTGGTCATATCTGCTCTGGGCCTGGTCCAGGGCCCATACTGCCGCACCCTCCATGGCTGGGAGTACGCCTTTGAAGGCACCGCGGGACG TTTCCTTACAGATTCCAGCCTATGGATTCAGTGCCTTGAACCTGCGCATGTTGTGGAGTGGAatatcattttgttttccattctcaTAGCTCTCAGTGGGCTTCAAGTGATCGTCTGCCTCATCAGAGTAGTCATTCAGTTATCCAAGATACTGTGTGGAACCTATTCAGTCATCATCCAG cCTGGAATCATTTGA
- the TM4SF18 gene encoding transmembrane 4 L6 family member 18 isoform X8, with amino-acid sequence MGSRKCGGCLSGLLIPLALWSITVNILLYFPNGQTSYASSNKLTNYVWYFEGICFSGVMTLLSIIFSALGIACSGYCLVISALGLVQGPYCRTLHGWEYAFEGTAGRFLTDSSLWIQCLEPAHVVEWNIILFSILIALSGLQVIVCLIRVVIQLSKILCGTYSVIIQPGII; translated from the exons ATGGGGTCTCGGAAATGTGGAGGTTGCCTGAGTGGTCTGCTGATTCCGCTCGCTCTCTGGAGTATAACTGTGAACATATTACTGTATTTCCCCAATGGGCAAACTTCCTATGCATCCAGCAATAAGCTCACCAACTACGTGTGGTACTTTGAAGGAATCTGTTTCTCAGGTGTCATG ACACTACTGTCGATTATCTTCTCTGCCCTTGGAATTGCTTGCTCTGGATACTGCCTGGTCATATCTGCTCTGGGCCTGGTCCAGGGCCCATACTGCCGCACCCTCCATGGCTGGGAGTACGCCTTTGAAGGCACCGCGGGACG TTTCCTTACAGATTCCAGCCTATGGATTCAGTGCCTTGAACCTGCGCATGTTGTGGAGTGGAatatcattttgttttccattctcaTAGCTCTCAGTGGGCTTCAAGTGATCGTCTGCCTCATCAGAGTAGTCATTCAGTTATCCAAGATACTGTGTGGAACCTATTCAGTCATCATCCAG cCTGGAATCATTTGA
- the TM4SF18 gene encoding transmembrane 4 L6 family member 18 isoform X9 has product MKPVTAPAFLCLVIVSSMCDWNRFQMLIVAAVLLVLENNNNCKCCQSENCSKKYMTLLSIIFSALGIACSGYCLVISALGLVQGPYCRTLHGWEYAFEGTAGRFLTDSSLWIQCLEPAHVVEWNIILFSILIALSGLQVIVCLIRVVIQLSKILCGTYSVIIQPGII; this is encoded by the exons ATGAAGCCAGTTACTGCACCTGCTTTCCTGTGCCTTGTCATCGTTTCCTCAATGTGCGATTGGAACAGGTTCCAG ATGCTTATAGTAGCCGCAGTTCTTCTTGTACTGGAGAATAATAACAACTGTAAGTGTTGCCAGAGTGAAAACTGCAGCAAAAAATACATG ACACTACTGTCGATTATCTTCTCTGCCCTTGGAATTGCTTGCTCTGGATACTGCCTGGTCATATCTGCTCTGGGCCTGGTCCAGGGCCCATACTGCCGCACCCTCCATGGCTGGGAGTACGCCTTTGAAGGCACCGCGGGACG TTTCCTTACAGATTCCAGCCTATGGATTCAGTGCCTTGAACCTGCGCATGTTGTGGAGTGGAatatcattttgttttccattctcaTAGCTCTCAGTGGGCTTCAAGTGATCGTCTGCCTCATCAGAGTAGTCATTCAGTTATCCAAGATACTGTGTGGAACCTATTCAGTCATCATCCAG cCTGGAATCATTTGA